The region CCACTTTATGTGAAttaatgtccttttttatttctaatgtcTTAAACCATAAAACACATGTTCCCTTAAGAGAGTGAGTGTGGTTTAGAGAAGAAGTTAAAGAGGACCTTTCATGCTTTTCGTCTTTTTACCTTccctttatatatatttacatgtaaaaggtctgcaAAGTGTTAAAGCCTGAAGTCCGTGggacacacacaccaatgctttcactgttttaaaacattttaaatgtgaagtaGTTTGCAAAAAATAACCCACTTTATGTGAAttaatgtccttttttatttctaatgtcTTAAACCATAAAACACATGTTCCTATAAGAGAGTGAGTGTGGTTTAGAGAAGAAGTTATGggacacacacaccaatgctTTCactattttaaagttttaaaacatttaacataacAATAATCTACTTTATGTGAAttaatgtccttttttatttctaatgtcTTAAAACACATGTTCCCTTAAGAGAGTGAGTGTGGTTTGGAGAAGAAGTTAAAGAGGACCTATCATGCTTTTCCTTTTTACCTTccctttatatatatttacagtaccagtcaaaagtttggacacaccttctcattcaatgttttttctttatttgtatttttatttttttctacattgtagattaatattgaagacatccaaactatgaaggaacacatatggaattatgtggtaaacaaacaaatgctcaacaaaccagaatatgttttatattttagattcttcaaagtagttgaatgagaaggtgtgtccaaacttttgactggttctgtaaaAGTAAAAGGTCTGCAAAGTGTTAAAGTCCTCGCCCataaaggagttaccctcccccacagaaactctgctgctgctctccctgAAACGGCTCCTTTAAATTCTTGCTCTCACTTCCTTAAAGTAGTGATGTCACTAAGTACACATTTGCATGATGATACTTCCTAGAGTCGCATCATGTCGAGGAGACGCTGTGTCCTGCTCTGCGAGGTCAAGTGTCCTCTGTATGGACTCCCGAAGGAAGAGGACGTGAGGAACGAGTGGGTGGAGTTCATCTTTAAGCCCGTCCCCGTGCAGTACAACGCCAACCTGCTGCTGTGTTCGCGGCATTTCACCGAGGACTGCTTCGAGAACTGGGCCCAGTACACCACCGGGTTCTCCAAGCGCCTGCTGCTTAAAGAGGGTTCGGTTCCCAGTTTGTTGGGTCCACGTAGCGGTTCGGGATCACAGCCTGTgagtatgatttattatttgtaatgtttaaaacaacgTCAACATCGTTAAAAGTgctaatgacaagatttgtgtgtttttatgaagaaaaaaacactataaattagtataacaaagtaaaagtattttgtatatttgaTGGTTTCCTGACTTTAGAGAgttaaaatgatttttgggacggtgacaaaaacaaatattccaTTTTGACCAACTTTCTAGCTGTTCTTCTGCCGGTTCTAATCCTCTGTTCTCCTTTAATAAATACTCATAACAGCAAAAGATGAAAAACGTGAATTTGTTAAGTGGAGGACGATCTATATACCCAACAGTGTTTGTGTACTACAAGGATATTGTGAGGGTCTATGAACATGTGTTAACATCAGGCAGAAACTTCTGGTTCTAAAGTAAAGCcgatgcttcatgtgttaaagctgcattctctctagtgtccatcagggggcgactcctctgcttgtatagaagtctatgagaaaatgactctacttctctcttgatttattccctcagtaaacattgtaaacatgagtttatggtctcaatctctagtttcaagtcttcttcaatacagcatgatgttcatttagaaaatgatgctccatttagagtcaaacagaccataaagcagggtatgcttcaAGATGGCTACTTGAGGCATTGAAACGGCGGTACACAAACCTCTTCCACCTACGGGGGAAACAAGACTTATTTAGGGTTTTGGATGTCGACTGTTtctgatttaattatttctccTCTGTCTTTTAGCGTACATCACAGCGGGATCCCGATACCCTACCACTGCCATTTGTAGCCCGATTGCAGAGTACAGGGACTCAAACAGATCCTCCTCCAACGGCCTCAGTGGGCACAATGACGTCAAAAAAGATGGTGTCTGTAGCCACTCAGCTGTCCTGGGGAACTCTGAGGAGCAACCGCCGCAGAAGCAAAGGTGTGAAACAAACATcgaatgtgtttttgtatttcttttttttgctaccATCGTAGAAATACTGTAATGTTGAGTATATGAAATGCAATTTACTACAGTTTCATAAAAAGTTCAAATTGTTGTAATCTTTAGATGGTggattttatttcctttcattCTCAGCCATCCAGGTAAAGATGTCTTGTGTCAGTGTTGGCACCGAAACCACAACACTGTCTTCAACATCTGTGACGGACCAAGGTTTCAGACCAAGCAAACGACCTCGAGttgaagtggaggaggaggaggaggaggaggaggaggaagtggaggaggaagtggaagaggaagaggaagacccTCTTGACCCAACATATGGACCCATCGACTCTGATGTTTCAGAGGAATCAGAAATACCGTAAGTTTCATATTTTTGATACACGTTACTATGAATTATCGGCATTGTTGGAaacaaaattgtctttttttgtgtgtttttaggttTGAGTCCAGTTCATCACACGAGGACGCGAAATACATCGTTTTTGATCGCTGCCTCAGAGAGCTGTTCGACATCTGTCCGGTGTGCAAACAGAAGTGTGACGTCCAGCGGCGGCAGATGGGTACCTATGTGGCGTTCACTCAGCTCTGCCGTGCGTGTGATTACTCCAGGCGGTGGCACAGTCAGCCCGTCGTTGGGAGCACCCCCGTTGGCAACCTTCAGCTGTCAGCAGCCACGTACTTCACCGGTGGATCCTTCACCCAACTGGAAAAGGTATCGCTGTCTCCACTCACATCGTGTGAAAATGACAGTGGACATTTtcttcaacctttttttctcgTTTCTCGTTTCATAGATATGCAAGGCCATGCAGCTCCAGATGTTCCAGTACGACACCTTCAGGAGGCATGCTAGGAGCTTCCTGGAGCCCGCTATTGTCCACAAATGGAAGTCTGATCAGTATAACCTTCTGCAGCGGCTACACCACCAAGGGGGGGCGGTGTCAGTGGGCGGAGATATGCGAGCAGATTTACCAGGTAAGCCAATACTCTTATAAACCGTTTTTTAAAAGCATACAACTTATACATTCATATTGTGCTTAATAGCTTTGCTACCTTCTCTGTTTTGCTTTCTTAAGGGCTCACAGCAAAGTACGGCAGCTACACGCTGATGCACCTGGAGAGCAACACCATCGTGGACCTCCAGCTtgttcaggtgtgtttacagtttttagGTATTTAGGCCTGCAACACGTTGAAACACGCTTCAGTTTGTTTATATCTTTGCATTTCGGTCTACCCTTCACCAGAGCGATGAAGTGGCTGGTAGGTACCACATGGAGAAGGAGGGGCTGACCCGGTGCCTGGGTGTTCTGGGGTCAAACGGTTTGGCCGTGGACTACATTGTTACAGATTGTGATTCACAGATCCAGAAGTTTCTGAGGGAACGAAAGATCCCTCAGTTCTATGACGCGCGGCACTTTGAGAAAGGTAAATGTTCAGCCCCTGTGCATCCCATGATAAACAGCGTGGCTCGTCGACATGCGTTACTGTAACAGTACAGCATGTGTGCTTCCAAACAGGTTTGTCCAAGAAACTAAGCACACTCTCCAAAGACAAGGACTGCGAGGTGTTGAAGAGGTGGCTGCCCAACATCAAACAACACGTCTACTGGACAGCCAGCTCTTCTACATCGGGGCCGGAGAAGGTGGCCAAGTGGACGTCACAGATCAACCACATGcaaaatgtgcatgtgcatgaaGACCCCATCTTCCCCAAATGTGAACATCCAAACCAATCGTCCAGGGGTCCAAGTAAATGGCTCCAACCAGGTATGTCAACAAAGAAtccctttttcttctctttacaGAATCAGAAATGGTTTAGTGCCAAGTAAGTTCTTACATACAAAGATCTGAATTGGTGATCTGGtgcaaaacaatcaaaacagtgcaataatatAAAGACATACTTAAAAATATCATAACCACAGGTCAGTGTGAAGGGTCTGTGGTCGTTTAGTCCTGGGAtcattgttttttgggggggacgTATATGAAGGTGTAGGTTTTAATGTCTCCAATGaggtgttgaaaatgtcaacgGCTGATTTGtctttcaaactgttttttaacgAGCCTCTCTTTATCGTGGAGAGACGTTAACACAATGTCTTTTAAACGTCCCTCTCCAGAATATAGAGAGTCGACATTGTCAAAGCGACAGGAAAACTCAATCAGTGAGTCatggagtggggggggggggggggggggttatgcTTTTAGTCACTTGCTGAGAGCTGCTGTTGAAGTGTCTGAGTGTTATCGTTTAGCGTCTCTTAGCTGTGAACCAGGGTTTGTCGTTGTCATAACTCACCCAGGTGCATGATGGTACACAGCTGTCTTCACAGAAGCTGATGCATGATGTCTCAGCCACTGTGTACTCAACTATGATTCAAAAACATCTATCACTCCAACTCTCTCTGCtggaattttttatttttttatttgttgtaatgGTACTAAAGGGTCAGTTGCACTCCACAAAGTGGAGAAAGTCCTGGTCAACCAGAGAGTCGTCAAAAACGTGGAGAAGCTGAGTCACCACTACAGGACACCTTCTCTGGAGGACTTCCACAGCGTGATCCAGCGTTTCACACCCAAGAATGCCGTTTTCCCTTTCATGGGAATGTTGTGCAGGTAAAACACCTGATAATGGATTCTGTAACCTCTTATAACAGAGTGACTAATAAgtgtaaaaaatgaatgtatggTTGATTCTATTATTGTAGGTTGTACCTTGCGGTGATGCACTATAATGAAAATGCAGAGAAAGCAACGTCTACAGGAACATCGGGCTCCAAGTCAAAGAAGGGAGAACTCCTACCAGAGCCCGTTAAAACAAAGCCTACATACAGTAAgtggtaaaatatttaaatataatgaacATCAAATTTGAATGACATTTAAGATATAAATAATGAAGGAAGCCTATTTTTATGCTATATTTTTTCAGACTACGTGGATGAACTGATGAAGCTCGTCTTTGAGGAGGTGTTCGAGGACCCCACTCCGTTCGTTGACTTGTTGAAGACGATCCCCATCCCCAACGAGCTGCCGTCCCAGTGTG is a window of Anoplopoma fimbria isolate UVic2021 breed Golden Eagle Sablefish chromosome 3, Afim_UVic_2022, whole genome shotgun sequence DNA encoding:
- the LOC129089057 gene encoding uncharacterized protein LOC129089057 produces the protein MSRRRCVLLCEVKCPLYGLPKEEDVRNEWVEFIFKPVPVQYNANLLLCSRHFTEDCFENWAQYTTGFSKRLLLKEGSVPSLLGPRSGSGSQPRTSQRDPDTLPLPFVARLQSTGTQTDPPPTASVGTMTSKKMVSVATQLSWGTLRSNRRRSKAIQVKMSCVSVGTETTTLSSTSVTDQGFRPSKRPRVEVEEEEEEEEEEVEEEVEEEEEDPLDPTYGPIDSDVSEESEIPFESSSSHEDAKYIVFDRCLRELFDICPVCKQKCDVQRRQMGTYVAFTQLCRACDYSRRWHSQPVVGSTPVGNLQLSAATYFTGGSFTQLEKICKAMQLQMFQYDTFRRHARSFLEPAIVHKWKSDQYNLLQRLHHQGGAVSVGGDMRADLPGLTAKYGSYTLMHLESNTIVDLQLVQSDEVAGRYHMEKEGLTRCLGVLGSNGLAVDYIVTDCDSQIQKFLRERKIPQFYDARHFEKGLSKKLSTLSKDKDCEVLKRWLPNIKQHVYWTASSSTSGPEKVAKWTSQINHMQNVHVHEDPIFPKCEHPNQSSRGPSKWLQPGSVALHKVEKVLVNQRVVKNVEKLSHHYRTPSLEDFHSVIQRFTPKNAVFPFMGMLCRLYLAVMHYNENAEKATSTGTSGSKSKKGELLPEPVKTKPTYNYVDELMKLVFEEVFEDPTPFVDLLKTIPIPNELPSQCERPSQEEVFSHHVFQNTDQSEQESPGVSGEEPTKECVPS